In Syntrophus gentianae, a single genomic region encodes these proteins:
- a CDS encoding D-alanyl-D-alanine carboxypeptidase family protein, whose amino-acid sequence MKKYAILLSLLLTILFLLPSESMARKEEKKKAPAAKTAVSKGKSSQKARVSRKSPKSSAPEIQSAILMNMSNGRILYEQNADKPLQPASLTKVLSLFLTYEAMGQGKVHWSDPVVISPAARQADGSRMYVEAGERVPLEVLIKGMTVISANDASVAVAEHVAGNVDRFVEKMNRKCGELGMTHSAFRNPNGLPAEGQYTTARDMLTLANAYLRRFPGSLALHSMRFYSYKNINQHNCNALLKKYPGVDGLKSGFVRAAGYHLIVTAQRGNTRLIAVVMGARNPEIRVRESRRLLDVGFQMLSVSRSGDFLTSGKAYSMR is encoded by the coding sequence ATGAAGAAGTATGCGATTTTACTTTCCCTTTTGCTGACGATCCTTTTCCTCTTGCCCTCTGAATCGATGGCTCGGAAAGAGGAGAAAAAGAAAGCTCCGGCGGCAAAGACCGCGGTCAGCAAAGGGAAATCATCCCAGAAGGCCCGAGTAAGCAGGAAAAGTCCGAAAAGCAGCGCCCCCGAGATCCAGTCCGCCATTTTGATGAATATGAGCAACGGACGGATTCTTTATGAACAGAATGCGGACAAACCCCTGCAACCCGCATCCCTGACCAAGGTGCTTTCCCTTTTTCTGACATACGAAGCGATGGGGCAGGGGAAAGTCCACTGGTCGGACCCGGTGGTCATCAGTCCGGCAGCCCGACAGGCGGATGGATCGAGGATGTATGTCGAAGCGGGGGAGCGGGTTCCTCTGGAGGTTTTGATCAAGGGGATGACGGTCATCTCGGCGAATGACGCCTCTGTGGCGGTTGCGGAGCATGTTGCCGGAAATGTGGACCGCTTTGTCGAAAAGATGAACCGCAAGTGCGGCGAACTGGGAATGACGCACAGCGCCTTCCGGAATCCCAACGGACTGCCCGCGGAGGGACAATATACCACGGCCCGGGATATGCTGACCCTGGCCAATGCCTATCTCCGGCGGTTTCCCGGCTCACTGGCCCTTCATTCCATGCGGTTTTACTCTTATAAGAATATCAACCAACACAACTGCAACGCCCTGCTGAAAAAGTATCCGGGCGTGGATGGCCTGAAAAGCGGTTTCGTCCGGGCTGCGGGATACCATCTGATTGTCACGGCTCAGCGGGGCAATACCCGCCTCATCGCGGTCGTCATGGGGGCCAGAAACCCGGAGATCCGGGTGCGGGAATCCCGGAGACTTCTGGATGTCGGATTTCAGATGCTTTCAGTGAGCCGCAGTGGCGATTTCCTGACATCAGGCAAGGCCTATTCCATGCGGTAA